One genomic segment of Natranaeroarchaeum aerophilus includes these proteins:
- a CDS encoding trypsin-like serine protease — protein MDSSKLSRMGRRRFVETLTLAGVSTQTATAISPEKLKELTDDPSERVPIHKGKEIDRDKLNKDGTLDGLPQVKDKFVTVSRDEWTVVESAKDAAKRVNGKINELDDSGLITAGVTIDTSGHHRQHTVKVTYTEKESKLTNRENADREYVHKPDIEFDELRNNIPNKIDGIAGNPSGMSETVEDIPVLVEKTQKTPEEDDITTNCGEKSWWRKYYDDDYRPVPAGVDQNISDHSGGGTLGYPVTYDGNRAFVTNAHVTHDTDDEDEDDAIGRLSRQPVEAIGEVVEANYEPNGSRHDIGIIEIYDDFTRSYSLANDDGGYGELIDGTISWSYLHYLQSNKDDVYKQGVTTGRCSGRIMELRTDGHGAKEVIIRATAEDGDSGGPYFIPDCNNVKIIGIHKASTDYNAYGLHHSRLDHTLPGEISLF, from the coding sequence ATGGATAGTAGTAAACTATCTCGGATGGGCCGCCGCCGGTTCGTGGAAACGCTGACGCTTGCTGGCGTAAGTACGCAGACTGCAACAGCGATCTCACCAGAAAAGCTTAAAGAATTAACTGATGACCCTTCCGAGCGTGTCCCGATCCACAAAGGTAAAGAGATCGACCGTGACAAACTAAATAAAGACGGAACCCTCGATGGCCTACCTCAAGTCAAGGATAAGTTCGTCACAGTTTCTCGAGATGAGTGGACAGTAGTTGAGAGTGCGAAGGACGCAGCAAAACGTGTGAACGGCAAAATAAACGAGTTGGATGACTCCGGTTTGATAACCGCAGGGGTTACTATCGATACTAGTGGGCACCATCGGCAGCACACGGTCAAAGTGACCTACACAGAGAAAGAGTCAAAACTCACAAACAGAGAGAATGCGGATAGGGAGTATGTTCACAAGCCTGATATCGAGTTCGATGAACTTCGGAATAACATACCTAATAAAATAGATGGCATAGCTGGTAATCCTAGTGGTATGAGCGAAACCGTTGAAGATATTCCGGTATTGGTAGAAAAAACCCAGAAAACACCAGAAGAAGATGACATCACAACTAATTGTGGTGAAAAGTCATGGTGGCGGAAGTATTATGATGACGACTACCGGCCAGTGCCAGCAGGTGTTGACCAAAATATATCTGACCACTCAGGTGGAGGGACTTTGGGATATCCTGTCACATACGATGGAAACCGAGCTTTTGTAACAAACGCACATGTGACTCACGATACGGATGATGAAGACGAGGACGACGCAATTGGAAGACTGTCTCGACAGCCTGTAGAGGCCATCGGTGAGGTTGTAGAAGCTAATTACGAGCCCAACGGTTCAAGACACGATATTGGTATAATTGAAATTTATGATGATTTTACTCGGTCATATAGTTTAGCAAATGACGACGGTGGATATGGCGAATTAATAGATGGAACCATCTCTTGGTCGTATCTACATTATTTACAATCAAATAAAGACGATGTTTACAAGCAGGGGGTGACTACTGGGCGATGTAGTGGCAGGATAATGGAGCTGAGAACTGACGGCCACGGTGCAAAAGAAGTTATAATTAGAGCTACAGCGGAGGATGGTGACTCTGGTGGACCATACTTTATCCCGGATTGCAATAATGTAAAAATAATCGGCATACACAAAGCATCTACCGATTATAATGCGTATGGGTTACATCATAGTCGTCTTGATCATACCCTCCCCGGTGAAATATCCCTCTTCTAG
- the rpsB gene encoding 30S ribosomal protein S2, whose product MTDNDVEQEGLDAAEEAVDEEPDPGAGPAADQDAEPVEEAPADAEEAEDEPQLDEDVMADDEADLLIPVEDYLGAGVHIGTQQKTADMERFIHRVRTDGLYVLDVGTTDQRIRTAADFLANYDAEQILVTSSRQYGRFPAEKFAEAVGARARTGRFIPGTLTNPKYDGYIEPDVLVVTDPIGDEQAVKEAITVGIPVIAMCDSNNSTSNVDLVVPTNNKGRKALSVVYWLMANELLDRRGAEPSYALDDFEDGI is encoded by the coding sequence ATGACAGACAACGACGTAGAACAGGAAGGGCTCGACGCCGCCGAGGAGGCGGTCGACGAAGAGCCTGATCCGGGGGCCGGACCGGCCGCCGATCAGGACGCAGAGCCCGTCGAGGAAGCGCCCGCCGACGCCGAGGAGGCCGAGGACGAACCACAGCTAGACGAGGACGTCATGGCCGACGACGAGGCCGACCTCCTCATCCCGGTCGAGGACTACCTCGGTGCCGGTGTCCACATCGGTACCCAGCAGAAGACCGCGGACATGGAGCGGTTTATCCACCGCGTCCGGACCGACGGTCTGTACGTGCTCGACGTGGGTACGACGGACCAGCGGATCCGCACCGCCGCGGACTTCCTGGCCAACTACGACGCCGAGCAGATCCTCGTCACCTCCTCGCGACAGTACGGCCGGTTCCCGGCCGAGAAGTTCGCGGAGGCAGTCGGTGCTCGTGCACGCACCGGACGCTTCATCCCCGGCACGCTCACGAACCCGAAGTACGACGGCTACATCGAGCCGGACGTCCTGGTCGTCACCGACCCGATCGGCGACGAACAGGCCGTCAAGGAGGCGATCACGGTCGGCATTCCCGTCATCGCCATGTGTGACTCGAATAACTCGACGAGCAACGTCGATCTGGTCGTCCCGACGAACAACAAGGGTCGCAAGGCCCTGTCGGTCGTCTACTGGCTGATGGCCAACGAACTGCTCGACCGCCGCGGCGCGGAGCCGAGCTACGCGCTCGACGACTTCGAGGACGGTATCTAG
- a CDS encoding 30S ribosomal protein S13, giving the protein MSAEEPQDEIEDDEDLRYFVRIGQTDLDGTKSVERSLIEMNGIGRRTARIIADKADVDRQATFGRLEDDEIDAVVDVVDEYAEEVPDWLTNRQRDFFSGETSHKVGNDLNMKRRHDINRMKMISSYKGVRHNRGQKVRGQRTKSTGRTEGTIGVNVEELREEAAEEEAAAEGDDE; this is encoded by the coding sequence ATGAGTGCAGAAGAACCACAGGACGAAATCGAGGACGACGAGGACCTTCGGTATTTCGTCCGCATCGGGCAGACCGATCTTGATGGGACCAAGAGCGTCGAACGCTCGCTCATCGAGATGAACGGCATCGGCCGTCGGACGGCCCGAATCATTGCGGACAAAGCCGATGTCGACCGACAGGCGACGTTCGGTCGACTGGAAGACGACGAGATCGACGCGGTCGTCGATGTCGTCGACGAGTACGCCGAGGAAGTCCCCGACTGGCTGACGAATCGCCAGCGGGATTTCTTCTCGGGCGAAACGAGTCACAAGGTCGGCAACGACCTCAACATGAAACGCCGTCACGACATCAACCGGATGAAGATGATCAGCTCCTACAAGGGCGTTCGACACAACCGTGGCCAGAAGGTACGCGGCCAGCGGACCAAGTCCACTGGACGTACCGAGGGGACCATCGGCGTCAACGTCGAGGAGCTTCGTGAAGAGGCCGCCGAAGAAGAGGCAGCAGCCGAGGGGGATGACGAATAA
- a CDS encoding DNA-directed RNA polymerase subunit K — MSGTQRYTRYEKARILGARALQVSYGAPVLVETDQAEPILIAAEEYDANALPFTVNRS, encoded by the coding sequence ATGTCAGGGACACAGCGATACACCCGATACGAGAAAGCACGGATCCTCGGCGCACGAGCGCTGCAGGTTTCGTATGGAGCGCCGGTGCTCGTCGAGACCGATCAGGCCGAACCGATCCTGATCGCCGCAGAGGAGTACGACGCAAACGCCCTCCCCTTTACAGTTAACCGATCATGA
- a CDS encoding 50S ribosomal protein L13: MSVAEFEADVVVDARDCILGRVASKVAQQALDGERIAVVNAEDAVITGSEDDVMSTFEKRAELGSDRGPYYPKRPDMIFKRSIRGMLPYKKDRGREAFENVRVYVGNPYDEDGEILEGTSLDRLSNIKFLQLGEISENLGANRTW, translated from the coding sequence ATGAGTGTCGCAGAGTTCGAAGCCGACGTCGTCGTCGACGCCCGCGACTGTATCCTCGGTCGCGTTGCGAGCAAGGTGGCCCAGCAAGCGCTCGACGGCGAGCGTATTGCTGTGGTCAACGCCGAAGATGCGGTCATCACCGGCAGCGAAGATGACGTCATGAGCACCTTCGAGAAGCGAGCCGAACTCGGCTCCGATCGAGGTCCGTACTACCCCAAGCGGCCGGACATGATCTTCAAGCGCTCGATCCGCGGCATGCTTCCGTACAAGAAGGATCGAGGTCGCGAAGCGTTCGAGAACGTCCGCGTCTACGTCGGTAACCCGTACGACGAGGACGGCGAGATCCTCGAGGGTACCTCGCTCGATCGACTATCGAACATCAAGTTCCTCCAGCTCGGAGAGATCAGTGAGAACCTGGGTGCTAACCGAACATGGTAA
- a CDS encoding 30S ribosomal protein S11 produces the protein MAEDGKWGVAHVHASFNNTIMTVTDLTGAETIAKSSGGAVVKQNRDEASPYAAMQMAEQIAEEVLAAGIDGVHVRVRGPGGNLQKSPGPGAQATIRAMARAGLEIGRIEDVTPIPHDGSRAPKGKGGF, from the coding sequence ATGGCAGAAGACGGAAAGTGGGGCGTAGCCCACGTGCACGCATCGTTCAACAACACGATCATGACGGTCACGGATCTGACCGGCGCGGAGACGATCGCGAAGTCTTCGGGCGGCGCAGTCGTCAAACAGAACCGTGACGAGGCATCCCCGTACGCGGCCATGCAGATGGCCGAGCAGATCGCCGAAGAGGTGCTCGCAGCGGGCATCGACGGCGTTCACGTCCGCGTTCGCGGACCCGGCGGGAACCTCCAGAAGAGCCCCGGACCGGGCGCACAGGCAACGATCCGTGCGATGGCCCGTGCCGGACTCGAGATCGGTCGTATCGAAGACGTCACCCCGATCCCACACGACGGATCGCGCGCACCGAAAGGCAAGGGCGGATTCTGA
- a CDS encoding beta-ketoacyl-ACP reductase, whose translation MDDRTCLITGASRGIGRGIAEHLAAEGANVAINYRSSTAKAEDVVEEIRSAGGTAMTAQADVTGRREVEAMREEIHDEFGEIDVLVNNAGITQDTRFEEMTREEWDRVIDVNLGGVFNVTQTFFDDIKTAEEGRLINISSIVGKQGNFGQANYATAKSGLFGFTRTIALELARSGSTANAVCPGFTETDMLAEVDDHIQEQILEDIPLDRFATIDDIGATVRFLASEDSSYITGEVIDVNGGMDL comes from the coding sequence ATGGACGACAGGACCTGTCTCATTACGGGGGCATCACGGGGTATCGGTCGGGGGATCGCGGAACACCTCGCGGCGGAAGGGGCGAACGTAGCGATCAATTACCGGAGCTCGACAGCCAAAGCCGAGGATGTCGTCGAGGAGATCCGATCCGCGGGTGGCACCGCGATGACGGCCCAGGCCGACGTCACCGGCCGTCGCGAGGTCGAGGCGATGCGCGAGGAGATCCACGACGAGTTCGGCGAGATCGACGTGCTGGTCAACAACGCCGGGATCACCCAGGACACCCGCTTCGAGGAGATGACCCGCGAGGAGTGGGATCGGGTGATCGACGTCAACCTCGGCGGCGTGTTCAACGTCACCCAGACGTTTTTCGACGACATCAAGACCGCCGAGGAGGGCCGGCTGATCAACATCTCCTCGATCGTCGGCAAGCAGGGCAACTTCGGGCAGGCGAACTACGCCACCGCGAAAAGCGGCCTCTTTGGCTTTACCCGGACCATCGCGCTCGAACTCGCCCGGTCGGGCTCGACCGCCAACGCCGTCTGTCCGGGATTTACCGAGACCGACATGCTCGCCGAAGTCGACGATCACATTCAGGAGCAGATCCTCGAAGACATCCCGCTCGATCGGTTTGCCACGATCGACGACATCGGCGCGACCGTGCGATTCCTCGCCAGTGAAGACTCCTCGTATATCACTGGCGAAGTAATCGACGTCAACGGCGGGATGGATCTCTGA
- a CDS encoding DNA-directed RNA polymerase subunit D — protein sequence MPVDYEVEFIERSDRSARFLVRGVTPAFANGIRRAMIADVPTMAIDTVNFVENSSVMFDEQIALRLGLVPLTTPPEEFERGDSVTLSLDVSGPNTAYSGDIVSHDESVEVATEGVPIIDLKDGQRLEFDAEAVMITGKDHAKHQGGVSVGYQHLQSVEVVGDRGEFEEDETRIVRGVIEDDGELLLAEEFDNDLSQRYPGKEVEVTDVENAFVFHVETDGSYTVEELVTLAADSIADRADELEAAVQL from the coding sequence ATGCCAGTGGATTACGAGGTTGAGTTCATCGAACGGTCCGATCGATCCGCACGATTCCTCGTCAGAGGAGTGACGCCGGCCTTCGCCAACGGGATCCGTCGCGCGATGATCGCCGACGTGCCGACGATGGCGATCGATACGGTCAATTTCGTCGAGAACTCGTCGGTGATGTTCGACGAACAGATCGCGCTTCGGCTCGGTCTGGTTCCGTTGACCACACCACCCGAGGAGTTCGAGAGGGGTGACTCTGTCACGCTCTCCCTCGACGTTTCGGGGCCGAACACGGCCTACTCCGGCGACATCGTCAGTCATGACGAATCCGTCGAGGTAGCCACCGAAGGCGTCCCGATTATCGATCTCAAGGACGGCCAGCGTCTCGAATTTGACGCCGAAGCCGTGATGATAACCGGCAAGGACCATGCCAAACATCAGGGCGGCGTCTCCGTCGGCTACCAGCATCTCCAGTCCGTGGAGGTCGTCGGCGACCGCGGCGAGTTCGAGGAGGACGAGACCCGGATCGTCCGGGGCGTCATCGAGGATGACGGCGAACTCCTGCTGGCAGAGGAGTTCGACAACGATCTCTCCCAGCGGTATCCCGGAAAGGAAGTCGAGGTCACCGACGTCGAGAACGCGTTCGTGTTCCACGTCGAGACGGACGGCTCCTACACGGTGGAGGAACTCGTTACGCTGGCAGCCGACTCCATAGCGGATCGCGCCGACGAACTCGAAGCAGCAGTACAGCTATAA
- the eno gene encoding phosphopyruvate hydratase: MTLITDIRLRRILDSRGNATVEADVLTESGGFGRAAAPSGASTGEFEAIELPPNEAIANAREHAVPRLVGEVHAGDQRAVDNTLRAADGTDDFSEIGANSAVAISMATAKAAADVLGAPLYQHLGGAFRGDNFPVPLGNVIGGGEHAADATDIQEFLSAPVGAPSVADAVFANAAVHQEIHDMLIERDTPAGKGDEGAWAPSIDDAEAFEILEEATSTVADEVGFEIKFGLDVAAAEMYDEEEGGYVYSDQVRDTDEQVEYIAELVEEWDLAYVEDPLDENDFEAFADLTEKVGDQTLICGDDLFVTNVSRLEQGIEMDSANSILIKPNQIGSLTDAFDAIELAANNTYDVIVSHRSGETEDTTIAHLAVATDADFIKTGAVGGERTAKLNELIRIADDAA, from the coding sequence ATGACTCTGATTACCGACATCCGACTTCGACGGATCCTGGACTCGCGTGGTAACGCAACGGTGGAAGCAGACGTGCTGACCGAGAGCGGTGGCTTCGGGCGTGCCGCAGCGCCGAGTGGCGCATCGACCGGTGAGTTCGAGGCGATCGAACTGCCGCCGAACGAAGCGATCGCGAACGCGCGAGAGCACGCCGTCCCGCGCCTCGTCGGCGAGGTTCATGCGGGCGATCAGCGTGCGGTCGACAACACGCTTCGCGCCGCAGACGGCACCGATGACTTCTCGGAGATCGGCGCGAACAGCGCCGTCGCGATCAGCATGGCGACCGCGAAGGCCGCTGCCGACGTGCTCGGTGCACCGCTGTACCAGCACCTCGGTGGCGCGTTCCGCGGCGACAACTTCCCGGTTCCGCTCGGGAACGTCATCGGCGGCGGTGAACACGCTGCCGACGCGACCGATATTCAGGAGTTCCTGTCGGCACCGGTTGGCGCACCGAGCGTCGCCGACGCCGTCTTCGCCAACGCGGCGGTTCACCAGGAGATCCACGACATGCTCATCGAGCGAGATACGCCCGCGGGCAAGGGCGACGAGGGCGCGTGGGCACCGTCGATCGACGACGCCGAAGCCTTCGAGATCCTCGAAGAAGCCACCTCGACGGTCGCCGACGAGGTCGGCTTCGAGATCAAGTTCGGCCTCGACGTCGCCGCCGCGGAGATGTACGACGAAGAAGAGGGTGGCTACGTCTACAGCGATCAGGTCCGGGACACGGACGAGCAGGTCGAGTACATCGCCGAGCTCGTCGAGGAGTGGGACCTCGCGTACGTCGAGGACCCGCTCGACGAGAACGACTTCGAGGCCTTCGCCGATCTCACCGAGAAAGTCGGCGACCAGACGCTCATCTGCGGTGACGACCTCTTTGTCACCAACGTCTCGCGCCTGGAGCAAGGCATCGAGATGGACTCGGCAAACTCCATCCTGATCAAGCCCAACCAGATCGGCTCGCTGACCGACGCGTTCGACGCGATCGAGCTGGCCGCCAACAACACCTACGACGTCATCGTCTCTCACCGCTCCGGTGAGACCGAGGACACGACGATCGCACACCTCGCCGTCGCGACCGACGCCGACTTCATCAAGACTGGCGCGGTCGGTGGCGAGCGCACCGCAAAGCTGAACGAACTAATCCGCATCGCGGACGACGCAGCATGA
- a CDS encoding 30S ribosomal protein S4, producing the protein MPLGNKTKAYETPNHPWQGERIAGEHDLVGRYGLATKEELWRAQSELRDMRREARRLIGEALGDTEAAEEAGSEFLARLKRDGILDETDGLDEVLSLEINDVLERRLQTVVYRQGLANTPQQARQFIGHGHVVVGDHRVTVPSYTVEVDEEDSIEFDETSPLEDELHPARAEEQ; encoded by the coding sequence ATGCCGCTCGGTAACAAAACCAAAGCGTACGAGACGCCCAACCACCCGTGGCAGGGCGAGCGTATCGCGGGCGAACACGACCTCGTCGGTCGCTACGGGCTCGCAACCAAAGAAGAGCTCTGGCGCGCGCAGTCCGAGCTTCGTGACATGCGTCGTGAGGCACGACGCCTCATCGGCGAGGCACTCGGTGACACCGAGGCCGCAGAGGAAGCAGGCAGTGAGTTCCTCGCACGCCTCAAGCGCGACGGCATCCTCGACGAGACGGACGGTCTCGACGAAGTGCTGTCCCTGGAGATCAACGACGTGCTCGAACGCCGTCTCCAGACAGTCGTTTACCGACAGGGTCTCGCCAACACGCCCCAGCAGGCACGACAGTTCATCGGTCACGGCCACGTGGTCGTCGGCGACCACCGCGTGACCGTCCCGTCGTACACGGTCGAAGTCGACGAGGAAGACTCGATCGAGTTCGACGAGACGAGCCCGCTGGAGGACGAACTACACCCGGCACGAGCGGAGGAACAATAA
- a CDS encoding 30S ribosomal protein S9, translating into MVTNTSGKKKTAIARATVREGEGRVRINSQPVELFEPETSRLKMTEPFRIADDVRGGLDIEVSVEGGGISGQADAVRTAIARGLVQHTGDAELRDAFMEFDRSLLVNDVRQSEPKKWGGPGARARYQKSYR; encoded by the coding sequence ATGGTAACCAACACCAGTGGAAAGAAGAAAACCGCCATCGCGCGCGCTACCGTGCGTGAAGGCGAGGGTCGCGTACGAATCAACTCCCAGCCGGTCGAGCTATTCGAGCCGGAGACCTCCCGACTGAAGATGACGGAGCCGTTCCGCATCGCTGACGACGTCCGCGGCGGCCTCGATATCGAGGTCAGCGTTGAGGGCGGCGGGATCTCCGGACAGGCCGACGCCGTGCGAACGGCGATTGCACGTGGGCTCGTCCAGCATACGGGCGATGCCGAACTCCGTGATGCGTTCATGGAGTTCGATCGTTCGCTGCTGGTCAACGACGTTCGCCAGTCCGAACCGAAAAAGTGGGGCGGACCCGGTGCGCGTGCCCGCTACCAGAAATCGTACCGCTAA
- a CDS encoding 50S ribosomal protein L18e: MSKTNPRLSSLIAELKSVSRTEDANVWSDVASRLEKPRRTHAEVNLGRIERYAQEDETVVVPGKVLGSGVLQKSVTVAAVDFSGTAERKIDQVGETVELEQAIEQNPEGSNVRVIR, from the coding sequence ATGAGTAAGACGAATCCGAGACTCAGCAGTCTCATCGCCGAGCTGAAGTCGGTTTCTCGAACCGAGGACGCGAACGTCTGGAGCGACGTTGCTTCCCGGCTCGAAAAGCCCCGCCGCACGCACGCGGAAGTAAACCTTGGCCGCATCGAGCGCTACGCCCAGGAAGACGAGACGGTCGTCGTTCCGGGCAAGGTGCTTGGCAGCGGCGTCCTGCAGAAGTCGGTCACCGTTGCAGCGGTCGACTTCTCGGGCACGGCCGAGCGCAAGATCGACCAGGTCGGCGAAACAGTAGAGCTAGAACAGGCAATTGAACAGAACCCCGAAGGATCCAACGTCCGGGTGATTCGATGA
- a CDS encoding DNA-directed RNA polymerase subunit N, producing MMVPVRCFTCGNVVGEHWEEFKERAREGDEDPAEVLDELGVERHCCRRMLVSHKDLVDIVAPYQ from the coding sequence ATGATGGTACCAGTCCGGTGTTTCACGTGCGGCAACGTCGTAGGTGAACACTGGGAGGAGTTCAAAGAGCGCGCTCGTGAGGGCGATGAGGATCCCGCCGAAGTTCTCGACGAACTCGGCGTCGAGCGACACTGCTGTCGCCGGATGCTCGTCTCCCACAAAGACCTCGTCGACATCGTCGCACCCTATCAATAA